One genomic window of Cyprinus carpio isolate SPL01 chromosome A23, ASM1834038v1, whole genome shotgun sequence includes the following:
- the LOC109074732 gene encoding CCN family member 1-like: protein MFTWAVTVILIAHFSVVFSSCPATCSCPLELPKCAPGVSLVSDGCGCCKVCARQLNEDCSKTEPCDHTKGLECNFGASHGATRGICRAKSEGRPCEYNSRIYQNGESFQPNCKHQCTCIDGAVGCIPLCPQELSLPTLGCANPRLVKVPGQCCEEWVCDDGKSRESTDKLFGNDPMVDDSESDLTSKNEFISIIKAGLKSLPAFRSQPESRQFEKCIVQTTPWSQCSKTCGTGISTRITNDNGECKLVKETRICEVRPCSQSQYTSLKKGKKCNRTKKSMQPVKFTYAGCSSLKKYRVRYCGSCVDGRCCSPQQTRTIRVKFRCEDGDTFNKNVMMIESCKCTYNCAHGNDATYPFYRLFNDIHKFRD from the exons GTCTTCTCCAGCTGCCCAGCGACATGCTCATGTCCGCTAGAGCTTCCCAAATGCGCGCCTGGAGTCAGTCTGGTGTCAGATGGCTgcggctgctgcaaagtgtgtgCCAGACAGCTGAACGAAGACTGCAGCAAGACAGAGCCATGCGATCACACCAAAGGGCTGGAGTGCAACTTCGGGGCCAGCCACGGGGCCACCAGAGGCATCTGCCGAG CCAAATCTGAGGGCAGACCATGCGAGTACAACAGCAGGATCTACCAGAATGGAGAGAGTTTCCAGCCCAACTGCAAGCACCAGTGCACTTGCATCGATGGGGCAGTGGGCTGCATTCCGCTTTGCCCACAAGAGCTCTCCCTGCCCACGTTGGGCTGCGCCAACCCCAGGCTGGTCAAAGTGCCAGGCCAGTGCTGTGAGGAATGGGTCTGCGATGATGGGAAGTCTAGGGAATCCACCGACAAGCTGTTTGGCAACGATCCAATGGTTGACGATTCTGAGAGCGACCTCACCAGCAAGAACGAGTTCATCTCCATCATTAAGGCCGGACTCAAATCCTTGCCTG CATTCCGATCGCAGCCGGAATCCCGCCAGTTTGAGAAGTGCATAGTGCAGACCACTCCCTGGTCCCAATGCTCCAAGACCTGCGGCACTGGAATCTCCACCAGGATAACCAATGACAACGGCGAATGCAAGTTGGTTAAGGAGACCAGGATCTGCGAAGTCCGTCCATGCAGCCAATCGCAATACACCAGCCTCAAG AAGGGAAAGAAATGCAACCGGACCAAGAAGTCCATGCAGCCGGTGAAGTTCACCTACGCCGGATGCTCCAGCCTGAAGAAGTACCGCGTCAGATACTGCGGCTCCTGCGTGGATGGCCGCTGCTGCAGTCCACAGCAGACCCGCACCATCCGCGTCAAGTTCCGCTGCGAGGATGGCGACACCTTCAACAAGAACGTCATGATGATCGAGTCCTGCAAGTGCACTTACAACTGCGCCCATGGCAACGATGCCACCTACCCCTTCTACAGACTCTTCAACGACATCCACAAGTTCAGAGACTGA